From Salinibacterium sp. ZJ450, one genomic window encodes:
- a CDS encoding cyclase family protein: MTEHRAHFDATVEFTNGGSLTAEEFRIDLPSPEADAALVGRLFVQHLGLALIRRTDIRNLRVVEEQHRGTRGIETAGAEATAAQTSVPRFVELSHVIREALVTYPGLPAPVFTPHLTREQSISKYAEGTQFALDLITMIGNTGTYLDSPFHRYEKDADLAGLPLETLVDLPAEVFHLQDSLDRGIPASVFSDRDLAGRAVLLHTGWDRHFGQPAYAHDAPFLTEEGARYLVEQGVLLVGIDSLNLDDAEPTSGGARPAHSELLAAGVHVVEHLTGLAALPPTGSLFTATPPRVERFGTFPVRAFAKLPRTGQANERRRNTRAPQQ; this comes from the coding sequence GTGACCGAGCACCGAGCCCACTTCGACGCAACGGTCGAGTTCACCAACGGCGGAAGCCTCACCGCCGAGGAGTTTCGGATCGACCTGCCGTCGCCCGAGGCGGATGCCGCGCTCGTCGGCCGCCTGTTCGTGCAACACCTCGGACTCGCGCTGATTCGGCGCACCGACATCCGGAACCTACGCGTTGTCGAGGAGCAGCACCGCGGCACCCGGGGGATTGAGACGGCCGGGGCCGAGGCGACCGCAGCGCAGACCAGCGTGCCGCGCTTCGTGGAACTGAGCCATGTCATTCGCGAGGCGCTCGTCACCTACCCGGGGCTGCCAGCGCCGGTGTTCACGCCGCACCTGACCCGCGAGCAGTCGATCAGCAAGTACGCCGAGGGCACCCAGTTCGCCCTGGACCTGATCACCATGATCGGCAACACCGGCACCTACCTGGACAGCCCGTTCCATCGCTACGAGAAGGACGCGGATCTCGCCGGCCTGCCACTCGAGACGCTCGTGGACCTGCCGGCGGAAGTGTTCCACCTGCAGGATTCGCTCGACCGGGGCATCCCGGCATCCGTCTTCTCCGATCGGGATCTGGCCGGGCGCGCGGTGCTTTTGCACACCGGCTGGGACCGCCACTTCGGCCAGCCGGCCTACGCGCACGACGCTCCCTTCCTGACCGAGGAGGGCGCCCGCTACCTGGTCGAGCAGGGTGTGCTGCTGGTGGGGATCGACTCGCTGAACCTCGACGACGCCGAGCCGACGTCGGGCGGGGCACGGCCGGCGCACAGTGAACTGCTCGCCGCCGGTGTCCACGTGGTGGAGCACCTGACCGGCCTCGCCGCGCTGCCGCCGACCGGCAGCCTGTTCACCGCAACGCCGCCCAGGGTCGAGCGGTTCGGCACGTTCCCGGTGCGCGCATTCGCGAAGCTGCCCCGAACCGGTCAGGCGAACGAGCGCCGCAGAAACACACGAGCGCCGCAGCAATAA
- a CDS encoding ABC transporter permease subunit: protein MSTPITAPRPSAHLTTGGILRSEWIKLRSVRSTIWSYGIIVVVSVGMALLLSSTIDFGGQTPPPEAHQILALQTATFGIYMGQLIVAVLGVLVISGEYATGMIRSTLTAVPKRIPALAAKTFVLFVATFLLGLVSTFGALLVALPILAGKGIEVDLTALAGNLVLASVYLALVAVFALGLGSILRSSAGGIAAALGVILLLPTIFQVVAGLTGAQWAIDMMPYLFSTAGTGMFTPTIEGAEGLLQWQSALVVVAWAAVSLVGGALLLKRRDA, encoded by the coding sequence ATGAGCACCCCAATCACCGCACCGCGCCCCTCCGCTCACCTGACAACCGGCGGCATCCTCCGCTCCGAGTGGATCAAGTTGCGCTCCGTGCGCTCCACGATCTGGTCGTACGGGATCATCGTGGTGGTGTCTGTGGGAATGGCGCTCCTGCTGTCGTCGACGATCGACTTCGGCGGCCAGACTCCGCCCCCCGAAGCGCATCAGATCCTGGCGCTTCAGACCGCCACGTTCGGCATCTACATGGGTCAGCTCATCGTGGCGGTGCTGGGCGTGCTGGTCATCAGCGGCGAGTATGCCACCGGCATGATTCGGTCGACGCTGACGGCGGTGCCCAAGCGCATCCCGGCGCTCGCGGCCAAGACGTTCGTGTTGTTCGTCGCGACGTTCCTCCTCGGCCTGGTGAGCACCTTCGGCGCTCTCCTGGTGGCGCTCCCGATCCTCGCTGGCAAGGGCATCGAAGTAGACCTCACCGCGCTGGCCGGCAATCTCGTTCTCGCCTCGGTCTACCTCGCGCTCGTCGCGGTGTTCGCATTGGGGCTCGGCAGCATTCTGCGCAGCAGCGCAGGCGGAATCGCCGCGGCGCTCGGTGTCATCTTGCTGTTGCCGACCATCTTCCAGGTGGTCGCCGGACTCACCGGCGCCCAATGGGCAATCGACATGATGCCTTACCTGTTCTCCACCGCGGGGACCGGCATGTTCACGCCGACAATCGAGGGCGCCGAGGGGCTGCTGCAGTGGCAGTCCGCGCTCGTAGTCGTGGCCTGGGCCGCCGTGTCGCTCGTCGGTGGCGCGCTGCTGCTGAAGAGGCGCGACGCGTAG
- a CDS encoding sugar ABC transporter permease: MTATRDETGSSVAADLQDERLIQHAGFRGSVRATMTRVRGGDLGSLPVIIGVIVIWAVFQLLNDNFLSSTNLVNLTLQCAAVGTIAIGIVLVLLLGEIDLSVGSVSGLSAAILAVSFVQLGWPLPLSILASLVAGVLIGLLYGFLYTRFGVPSFVITLAGLLGFLGLQLWVLGDTGSINIPFESWIVQFAQQMFLPAWLSYVLVVLAALIYVATAYVQSRRRTSAGLSAQSMTTILLRAGGLVVLLGVAAWYLNQTRGVGLMFLLFLILVVVMNFFLTKTRWGRSVYAVGGSVEAARRAGIRVNRVYVSVFVLCSTFAVVGGLLAAARLGSANQGSGGGDTNLNAIAAAVIGGASLFGGRGSAYSALLGIVVIQSISSGLTLLNLDSSVRYMITGVVLLLAVIIDSLSRRSRAVSGRG; the protein is encoded by the coding sequence ATGACCGCGACGCGGGATGAAACCGGCAGCAGCGTCGCTGCCGACCTGCAAGACGAGCGACTGATTCAGCACGCTGGGTTCCGAGGTAGCGTCCGTGCCACGATGACCCGCGTGCGGGGCGGCGATCTCGGATCGTTGCCGGTCATCATCGGCGTCATCGTCATCTGGGCGGTCTTCCAGTTGCTGAACGACAACTTCCTGTCCAGCACCAACCTGGTCAACCTCACCCTGCAGTGCGCGGCGGTCGGCACCATCGCGATCGGCATCGTCCTGGTGCTGCTGCTCGGCGAGATCGACCTATCGGTCGGGTCGGTTAGCGGCCTGTCGGCGGCCATCCTCGCGGTCTCCTTCGTGCAGTTGGGCTGGCCGCTTCCGCTCTCGATCCTCGCCTCGCTCGTCGCCGGCGTCCTGATCGGCCTGCTCTACGGGTTCCTGTACACCCGGTTCGGTGTGCCCAGCTTCGTGATCACGTTGGCAGGGCTCCTCGGATTCCTCGGTCTGCAGCTCTGGGTGCTCGGCGACACGGGCTCGATCAACATCCCGTTCGAATCCTGGATCGTGCAGTTCGCGCAGCAGATGTTCCTGCCCGCCTGGCTGTCTTACGTGCTGGTGGTCTTGGCGGCGCTGATCTACGTTGCCACGGCCTACGTGCAGTCCCGCCGGCGCACCAGCGCCGGACTGTCCGCGCAATCGATGACCACGATCCTGCTGCGCGCGGGCGGCCTGGTCGTGCTGCTCGGCGTTGCAGCCTGGTACCTGAATCAGACCCGCGGCGTAGGGCTGATGTTCCTGCTGTTCCTGATCCTGGTCGTGGTGATGAACTTCTTCCTCACCAAGACCCGGTGGGGGCGCTCGGTGTACGCGGTCGGCGGCAGCGTCGAGGCCGCCAGGCGCGCGGGCATCCGCGTCAACCGGGTGTACGTGTCGGTGTTTGTGCTGTGCTCCACGTTCGCGGTGGTCGGCGGGCTGCTCGCGGCGGCCCGACTCGGCTCGGCGAATCAGGGCAGCGGTGGCGGTGACACCAACCTGAACGCGATCGCCGCGGCCGTCATCGGCGGGGCGAGCCTGTTCGGTGGACGCGGGTCGGCGTACTCTGCACTGCTCGGCATCGTGGTGATCCAGTCGATCTCGTCTGGCCTGACCCTGCTGAACCTCGACTCCTCGGTGCGCTACATGATCACCGGGGTGGTGCTGCTGCTGGCGGTCATCATCGATTCGCTGTCGCGGCGTTCCCGCGCCGTCTCCGGACGCGGTTAG
- a CDS encoding APC family permease has product MTTTTAPVATSGLGILRASSLYIASVLGSGILVLPALAASAAGPASLVGVAAVLLMSVPLAGAFAALAARHPDAGGVATFVRRALGATAARTAGYWFYFGVSMGIPIVGVLGAEYVIALLGADRGWVGVVALAILAPPFLANSFGVRVSGSVQFAVTAALLVLVIGVVALAAPATDAANFSPFAPHGWAPVGTVVSLFVWAFAGWEAVTHIAAEFRNPRRTIPIATAIAIIVVGAAYLALQVVTVGVLGDDAGTSRVPLVDLIAVTAPGAGPLLVAVVAGLVSIGVLNTYLAAFSKLGASLGRDGDLPRFLGSGAEPGGVPRRSLAVVGALTAVNFSLLVASNFDLTPFILVQTSSIVGVYALGMVAALRLLDRFSLGWWFAATSVLLVAGLAVLAGPNLAIAAILAIAAIIVGIVQRRRMSRAR; this is encoded by the coding sequence GTGACCACAACCACGGCCCCCGTCGCCACCTCAGGCCTCGGCATCCTGCGCGCCTCCTCGTTGTACATCGCGTCCGTGCTCGGCAGTGGCATCCTGGTGCTGCCGGCGCTCGCCGCCAGTGCCGCCGGCCCGGCGTCGCTGGTCGGGGTCGCCGCGGTGCTGCTGATGTCTGTGCCGCTCGCGGGAGCGTTCGCCGCTCTCGCCGCCCGGCACCCGGACGCCGGGGGCGTCGCCACCTTCGTCCGCCGCGCGCTCGGCGCCACCGCCGCCCGCACCGCCGGGTACTGGTTCTATTTCGGCGTGAGCATGGGCATCCCCATCGTCGGCGTGCTCGGCGCCGAGTACGTCATTGCGCTGCTCGGAGCCGACCGGGGCTGGGTCGGCGTGGTCGCGCTGGCGATCCTCGCACCGCCATTCCTCGCGAACAGCTTCGGGGTGCGGGTGTCAGGCAGCGTGCAGTTCGCGGTCACCGCCGCGCTGCTCGTGCTCGTGATCGGGGTGGTCGCGCTGGCCGCGCCGGCGACCGACGCGGCGAACTTCAGCCCATTCGCGCCGCACGGCTGGGCGCCGGTCGGTACCGTGGTCAGCCTGTTCGTCTGGGCGTTCGCCGGCTGGGAGGCTGTCACCCACATCGCCGCGGAGTTCCGCAACCCGCGGCGCACCATCCCCATCGCCACGGCGATCGCGATCATCGTGGTCGGCGCCGCGTACCTCGCCCTGCAGGTGGTCACCGTCGGCGTGCTCGGCGACGACGCCGGAACCAGCCGCGTGCCGCTCGTCGACCTGATCGCGGTCACGGCGCCGGGCGCCGGACCGCTGTTGGTCGCGGTGGTGGCAGGCCTGGTCTCGATCGGCGTGCTGAACACCTACCTGGCGGCCTTCTCGAAGCTCGGCGCCTCCCTCGGCCGTGACGGCGACCTGCCGAGATTCCTCGGCAGCGGCGCCGAGCCCGGCGGTGTGCCCCGCCGATCGCTCGCGGTGGTGGGGGCGCTGACCGCCGTGAACTTCAGCCTGCTGGTGGCGAGCAACTTCGACCTGACCCCGTTCATCCTGGTGCAGACCAGCTCGATCGTCGGCGTGTACGCGCTCGGCATGGTGGCGGCGCTTCGACTGCTCGACCGGTTCAGCCTCGGCTGGTGGTTCGCCGCGACGTCCGTCTTGCTCGTTGCCGGACTCGCCGTGCTCGCCGGTCCGAACCTCGCGATAGCGGCGATCCTTGCGATCGCCGCGATCATCGTCGGTATCGTGCAGAGACGCCGGATGTCGCGAGCCCGATAG
- a CDS encoding ATP-binding cassette domain-containing protein, translating into MTMLSPQDVNVTSAQEPLLSLEGISKRFGAVQALSDIGMDVHAGEVVAIVGDNGAGKSTLIKVLAGVHPQDTGTIDFDGSRVHIASPADSRKLGIATVFQDLALCDNLDVVANLWLGRELTHQATLNEVDMEKRSWSLLRELSAKIPSVRTPVASLSGGQRQTVAIARSLIGEPRVVILDEPTAALGVAQTAEVLNLIERLRERGLGVILISHNMADVLAVADRVVVLRLGRNNGEFRVSEVTSEDIIAAITGATDNAVTRRAAGRPKPSDAADVADTPDIADTADVADTTPPPASTPTEDQP; encoded by the coding sequence ATGACAATGCTGTCACCCCAGGATGTGAACGTCACATCCGCGCAGGAGCCGCTGCTGTCACTGGAAGGCATCAGCAAGCGTTTCGGAGCCGTCCAGGCGCTGAGCGACATCGGGATGGACGTCCACGCCGGTGAAGTGGTCGCCATCGTCGGCGACAACGGCGCCGGCAAGTCGACGCTGATCAAAGTTCTCGCCGGCGTACACCCACAGGACACCGGCACCATCGACTTCGACGGGTCGCGCGTGCACATCGCCAGCCCGGCGGACTCCCGCAAACTGGGGATCGCCACCGTGTTCCAGGACCTCGCCCTCTGCGACAACCTCGATGTGGTGGCGAACCTGTGGCTGGGCCGCGAGCTCACCCACCAGGCCACCCTCAACGAGGTGGATATGGAGAAGCGATCCTGGTCGCTGCTGCGCGAGTTGAGCGCCAAGATCCCGTCGGTGCGCACGCCCGTGGCATCCCTCTCCGGCGGCCAGCGACAGACCGTGGCCATCGCCCGGTCCTTGATCGGCGAGCCGCGCGTCGTGATTCTCGACGAGCCGACTGCCGCGCTGGGTGTCGCCCAGACCGCGGAGGTGCTCAACCTGATCGAGCGGCTGCGCGAACGCGGGCTCGGCGTCATCCTGATCAGCCACAACATGGCCGACGTGCTTGCGGTGGCCGACCGCGTGGTCGTGCTGCGCCTCGGTCGCAACAACGGTGAGTTCCGGGTCTCGGAGGTGACCAGCGAAGACATCATCGCCGCCATCACCGGCGCGACCGACAACGCGGTCACCAGACGAGCGGCCGGTCGGCCGAAGCCGTCAGACGCAGCGGATGTCGCCGACACGCCGGATATCGCAGACACCGCGGATGTCGCGGACACCACACCCCCACCCGCTTCAACTCCGACGGAGGACCAACCATGA
- a CDS encoding ABC transporter ATP-binding protein has protein sequence MIKAEGLSKRYGAKTAVDGISFTVKPGMVTGFLGPNGAGKSTTMRMIVGLDRPTSGSVIVNGKPYAQHTAPLREVGALLDAKAIHTGRSAYNHLLAMGATHGIGKARVREVIGLTGLESVAGKRVGGFSLGMGQRLGIAAALLGDPATLILDEPVNGLDPEGVMWVRNLARHLANEGRTIFLSSHLMSEMALTADHLIVLGRGRIIADAPVAEILAAATRTAVRLRSPRADQLAQLLQGPDVSITAMENGVLSVTGLTAEVIGDAAVAAGIALHELTPVAASLEEAYMELTRDDVEYHAGGTNAPDSATTATAEEVAR, from the coding sequence ATGATTAAAGCTGAAGGACTTTCCAAACGCTACGGCGCCAAGACCGCCGTTGACGGCATCAGTTTCACCGTCAAACCGGGCATGGTCACGGGGTTCCTCGGGCCGAACGGTGCCGGCAAATCGACCACGATGCGCATGATCGTCGGGCTCGACCGCCCGACTTCGGGCAGCGTCATCGTCAACGGCAAGCCATACGCCCAACACACCGCACCCCTTCGGGAGGTCGGCGCCCTGCTCGACGCGAAGGCCATCCACACCGGCCGCAGCGCCTACAATCACTTGCTCGCCATGGGTGCGACACACGGTATCGGCAAGGCCCGCGTGCGTGAGGTCATCGGCCTCACCGGGCTTGAGTCGGTCGCCGGCAAGCGAGTCGGCGGTTTCTCGCTCGGCATGGGCCAGCGCCTCGGCATCGCCGCGGCACTGCTCGGAGACCCGGCGACCCTCATCCTCGACGAACCCGTCAACGGCCTCGATCCCGAGGGAGTCATGTGGGTGCGCAATCTCGCCCGGCATCTCGCCAACGAGGGCCGCACCATCTTCCTCTCCTCGCACCTGATGAGCGAGATGGCCCTCACCGCCGACCATCTCATCGTGCTGGGCCGCGGCCGCATCATCGCCGACGCTCCCGTCGCCGAGATCCTCGCCGCCGCCACGCGCACCGCGGTGCGGCTGCGGAGCCCGCGCGCCGATCAACTCGCCCAGTTGCTGCAGGGGCCCGACGTATCAATCACCGCAATGGAGAACGGCGTACTGAGCGTCACCGGCCTGACCGCCGAGGTCATCGGCGACGCCGCGGTCGCGGCGGGCATAGCCCTGCATGAGCTCACGCCCGTCGCCGCATCGCTCGAGGAGGCTTACATGGAACTCACCCGCGACGACGTGGAGTACCACGCTGGCGGCACGAACGCGCCCGACTCCGCGACCACCGCTACCGCCGAGGAGGTCGCTCGATGA
- a CDS encoding ROK family transcriptional regulator, translating to MTGLNRMPGSQTSLREANRARIVDALKQHGRLTQVELAGVTGLSPATVSNIVKELSGSGVLHTAITSRSGRRATQVRLARRLGLVAGLHFSTRHLRVAIADVAGTIVAEHHVPLAADHRHDSELDRAALLITDMLETLGATRDELLAIGLGLPAPIDPSTGMISTLGLMRGWEGVRVDEAFRSRIKRPVYVDSEANLGARAELHSGAARGARGAAYIRAGHVISAGLIIDGTIFRGVTGKAGQIGHITIDENGPICRCGSRGCLDMFASGPALLDLFRADPGMRRLQDLLQRAESGDASSQRVIADAGRHIGIAAASLSNLFDPQVIIIGGELAQTGETLLAPLRHALERSVLAGHSGWPRVVQSQLGEKAELIGCLALAIEQAELSALPPVAFLSEDPALRSEANA from the coding sequence GTGACGGGCCTCAACAGGATGCCGGGCTCCCAGACTTCACTGCGTGAAGCCAACCGGGCCCGGATTGTCGACGCCCTGAAACAGCACGGTCGACTCACCCAGGTGGAGCTTGCCGGGGTCACCGGGCTGTCGCCGGCAACCGTCTCCAACATCGTCAAAGAGCTCTCCGGCTCGGGTGTGCTGCACACCGCCATCACCTCTCGCAGCGGCCGCCGGGCCACCCAGGTGCGGCTGGCCCGCCGGCTCGGGCTGGTCGCGGGGCTGCATTTCTCCACCCGGCACCTGCGGGTGGCGATCGCGGATGTCGCGGGCACCATCGTTGCCGAACACCACGTTCCGCTCGCCGCCGACCACCGCCACGACAGCGAACTGGACCGCGCCGCCCTGCTCATCACCGACATGCTCGAGACGCTCGGCGCCACCCGCGACGAGTTGCTCGCCATCGGCTTGGGCCTGCCCGCCCCGATTGACCCCTCCACCGGCATGATCTCCACGCTCGGGCTGATGCGCGGCTGGGAGGGGGTCCGCGTCGACGAGGCCTTCCGCAGCCGGATCAAACGCCCGGTGTACGTGGACAGTGAGGCGAACCTCGGCGCGCGCGCCGAACTGCACAGTGGGGCCGCCCGGGGAGCACGCGGCGCCGCTTACATCCGCGCCGGGCACGTGATCAGCGCCGGCCTGATCATCGATGGCACCATCTTCCGCGGCGTGACCGGCAAGGCCGGCCAGATCGGCCACATCACGATCGACGAGAACGGTCCGATCTGCCGCTGCGGCAGCCGTGGCTGCCTCGACATGTTCGCCTCCGGACCCGCGCTGCTCGACCTGTTCCGCGCGGATCCGGGCATGCGGCGACTGCAAGACCTGCTGCAGCGCGCCGAGTCGGGTGACGCCAGCAGCCAGCGTGTGATCGCCGACGCCGGTCGACACATCGGCATCGCGGCGGCCAGCCTCAGCAACCTGTTCGACCCGCAGGTGATCATCATCGGCGGCGAGCTCGCCCAGACCGGTGAGACCCTGCTCGCCCCGTTGCGGCACGCGCTGGAGCGCTCGGTGTTGGCCGGTCACTCGGGATGGCCGCGCGTCGTGCAGTCCCAGCTCGGCGAGAAGGCTGAGCTGATCGGATGCCTCGCCCTGGCGATCGAACAGGCTGAGTTGAGCGCCCTCCCGCCGGTGGCATTCTTGAGCGAAGATCCGGCCTTGCGTTCGGAAGCTAACGCCTGA
- a CDS encoding sugar ABC transporter substrate-binding protein: MMRRTKTLTAIAIGSLLATGALTACASNGGDGGGDGGGDGGGDGSDGTIGLLLPESKTSRYEAFDRPLFEARVAELGNFEVLYSNADQDAAKQQQQAESALASGVDVLVLDPVDAEAAVSIVNEASGQGVPVVSYDRLVAGGDLAYYISFDNEQVGVLQGEALTEKLGGTGSIIMVNGSPTDGNAAQFKQGAHSVIDDSGVTVLAEFDTPDWSPDKAQEWVAGQLTQFAGQINGVYAANDGTAGGAIAAMKAANVTPWPIVTGQDAELAGIQRIVAGDQFMTVYKAIKAEAELAAEVAVKLAQGETVEGDTDTDGVPTTLLTPVVVTVDNIMDTVVADGFFTVDDICTAEYADACAAAGIQ; this comes from the coding sequence ATGATGAGACGCACCAAGACACTCACAGCGATTGCGATCGGATCCCTCCTCGCAACCGGCGCTCTGACCGCCTGCGCATCCAATGGCGGCGACGGAGGCGGCGACGGAGGCGGCGACGGAGGCGGGGACGGCAGCGACGGCACCATCGGCCTGCTCCTTCCCGAGTCCAAGACCTCGCGCTACGAGGCATTCGACCGTCCGCTGTTCGAGGCCAGGGTCGCGGAACTCGGTAACTTCGAGGTTTTGTACTCGAACGCCGACCAGGATGCGGCGAAGCAACAGCAACAGGCGGAATCCGCCCTCGCATCCGGCGTCGACGTGCTCGTGCTCGACCCGGTTGACGCCGAGGCGGCCGTCAGCATCGTCAACGAGGCGAGCGGCCAGGGCGTTCCCGTCGTGTCGTACGACCGACTGGTAGCCGGCGGCGACCTGGCCTACTACATCTCCTTCGACAACGAGCAGGTCGGTGTACTCCAGGGCGAAGCGCTCACCGAGAAGCTGGGCGGCACCGGCAGCATCATCATGGTTAACGGGTCGCCGACCGACGGCAACGCGGCGCAGTTCAAGCAGGGCGCGCACAGCGTGATCGACGACAGCGGGGTCACGGTTCTCGCCGAGTTCGACACCCCCGACTGGAGCCCGGATAAGGCGCAGGAGTGGGTGGCCGGTCAGCTGACGCAGTTCGCCGGTCAGATCAACGGGGTCTATGCGGCGAACGACGGCACAGCCGGCGGCGCGATCGCGGCCATGAAGGCAGCGAACGTCACCCCGTGGCCGATCGTGACCGGCCAGGACGCCGAGCTCGCTGGCATCCAGCGCATCGTCGCCGGAGACCAGTTCATGACCGTTTACAAGGCGATTAAGGCGGAGGCCGAACTGGCTGCGGAGGTTGCCGTGAAGCTGGCGCAAGGGGAGACTGTGGAAGGAGACACCGATACTGATGGTGTTCCGACGACGCTGCTCACCCCCGTCGTCGTCACTGTTGACAACATCATGGACACGGTCGTCGCTGACGGGTTCTTCACCGTCGACGACATCTGCACCGCTGAGTACGCGGACGCTTGCGCCGCAGCAGGCATCCAGTAA